One stretch of Lytechinus variegatus isolate NC3 chromosome 17, Lvar_3.0, whole genome shotgun sequence DNA includes these proteins:
- the LOC121431194 gene encoding alpha-1,3-mannosyl-glycoprotein 4-beta-N-acetylglucosaminyltransferase C-like gives MVSSKIQILSHKVRTAQSWAKPSEKVLEQALVLGSRRKSSGFLTIGIPTVQRETEHYLSQTLDSLISKSSPKDRSNVVIVILLADFEEEKRSNLKKMIQEKYSSYLENGFMQVIQVPLSFYPPLENLKSNYKDSETRVYWRSKQCVDFAFMFFYGSSLSEYYLQIEDDVYTVNGYLAAIRAFIKEKSNVQWASLEFSTIGFIGKLFHSYDLDKLATLTMIFYEDQPVDWIFRYFKDLNAQHKNYVRNPSIFQHKGFQSSLKEKDSKKLVDKSFVGDDQIVGADNPSGTVYSNIEAFEKYLPQLSYKDTTDFFWAKKPQKDDAVVLVFDKPTQISRLVIETGSSQHPADILQDASVEVSPELIQSGNATELPKCSTFVEVGQFSHGRVELEMEKIFSPRVACLRIHVKDSQTQWAIIRQIAVWVPH, from the exons atggtttctagcAAG atcCAGATCTTGTCACATAAAGTTAGAACAGCACAATCCTGGGCCAAACCTAGTGAGAAAGTATTGGAACAGGCTCTTGTCTTGGGCTCCAGGCGAAAGTCATCTG GTTTCCTGACCATAGGCATTCCTACCGTCCAAAGAGAAACGGAACATTACCTATCTCAAACACTTGATTCACTGATCAGCAAATCATCTCCAAAGGACCGATCTAATGTCGTCATTGTCATCCTCCTAGCCGACTTTGAGGAAGAGAAGCGATCTAACTTGAAGAAAATGATACAAGAAAAATACTcgtcatatctagaaaatggATTCATGCAAGTTATCCAGGTTCCCTTGTCATTTTACCCTCCCTTGGAGAATTTAAAATCAAACTATAAAGATTCCGAGACAAGAGTTTACTGGAGATCCAAACAGTGTGTTGATTTTGCTTTCATGTTCTTTTATGGCAGTAGCCTTTCAGAATACTACCTCCAAATAGAAGACGACGTGTATACGGTCAATGGATATCTTGCAGCTATTCGTGCTTTTATCAAAGAGAAAAGCAATGTCCAATGGGCCTCTCTGGAATTCTCTACCATAGGATTTATTGGAAAGCTCTTCCACTCATACGACCTGGACAAGCTTGCAACACTTACAATGATATTCTACGAGGATCAACCTGTTGATTGGATCTTCAGATACTTCAAAGATTTAAACGCTCAACACAAGAACTACGTGAGGAATCCTTCCATATTTCAGCACAAAGGTTTTCAGTCGAGCCTAAAAGAGAAGGACTCGAAGAAGCTGGTTGATAAATCCTTTGTTGGCGATGACCAGATCGTAGGTGCGGATAATCCATCAGGAACTGTGTATAGCAACATAGAAGCATTCGAGAAGTACCTTCCGCAACTGAGCTACAAGGATACAACTGATTTCTTCTGGGCGAAGAAACCCCAAAAAGACGATGCTGTAGTTCTTGTATTTGATAAGCCAACCCAAATATCTCGCCTCGTCATAGAAACTGGATCCAGTCAGCACCCGGCTGATATACTGCAGGATGCCTCTGTTGAAGTAAGTCCAGAACTCATCCAGAGTGGCAACGCAACTGAACTTCCTAAATGCAGTACCTTTGTAGAAGTTGGTCAATTCTCCCACGGTCGTGTGGAGTTGGAGATGGAAAAAATCTTCTCACCTCGGGTGGCGTGTCTCCGAATCCATGTCAAAGATTCTCAAACACAGTGGGCAATCATTCGACAAATTGCCGTATGGGTACCTCACTAG
- the LOC121431133 gene encoding mucin-5AC-like, whose translation MKGALFIIVSCVLIGNVLVDATFFNYPSSSSESSEFDCANLNTTIVNTYSLSTIMSYLECYGLKIEDYTNCGIIYDDAASFSKAKASELTPCQIVEIIDLLKEIKQKFCDEATTAPTPTTTTAPTQATTTAPTQATTTAPTQATTTAPTQATTTAPTQATTTAPTQATTTAPTQATTTAPTQATTTAPTQATTTAPTQATTTAPTQATTTAPTQATTTAPTQATTTAPTQATTTAPTQATTTAATQATTTAPTQATTTAPTQATTTAPTQATTTAPTQATTTAPTQATTTAPTQATTTAPTQATTTAPTQATTTAPTQATTTAPTQATTTAPTQATTTAPTQATTTAPTQATTTAPTQATTTAPPPAVGGGQAGNSVR comes from the exons ATGAAGGGGGCACTGTTTATAATTGTATCATGTGTGCTGATAGGCAATGTGCTGGTCGACGCAACCTTTTTCAACTATCCATCATCGTCATCGGAATCAT CGGAGTTCGATTGTGCTAATCTGAACACCACAATTGTCAATACTTATTCACTATCTACAATCATGAGTTACCTGGAATGTTATGGTCTTA AAATCGAGGACTACACAAATTGTGGTATTATTTACGATGACGCTGCGTCTTTTTCTAAAGCGAAGGCATCCGAATTGACTCCATGCC aAATTGTAGAAATCATTG ATCTTCTAAAAGAGATCAAACAGAAATTTTGTGACGAGGCTACAACTGCTCCAACACCGACAACTACAACCGCACCAACACAGGCAACTACAACCGCACCCACACAGGCAACTACAACCGCACCAACACAGGCAACTACAACCGCACCAACACAGGCAACTACAACCGCACCAACACAAGCAACTACAACCGCACCAACACAGGCAACTACAACCGCACCAACACAAGCAACTACAACCGCACCAACACAGGCAACTACAACCGCACCAACACAAGCAACTACAACTGCACCAACACAGGCAACTACAACCGCACCAACACAGGCAACTACAACCGCACCCACACAGGCAACTACAACCGCACCAACACAGGCAACTACAACCGCACCAACACAAGCAACTACAACCGCACCAACACAGGCAACTACAACCGCAGCAACACAGGCAACTACAACCGCACCAACACAGGCAACTACAACCGCACCAACACAAGCAACTACAACCGCACCAACACAGGCAACTACAACCGCACCAACACAGGCAACTACAACCGCACCAACACAGGCAACTACAACCGCACCAACACAGGCAACTACAACCGCACCAACACAAGCAACTACAACCGCACCAACACAGGCAACTACAACCGCACCAACACAGGCAACTACAACCGCACCAACACAGGCAACTACAACCGCACCAACACAAGCAACTACAACCGCACCAACACAGGCAACTACAACCGCACCAACACAGGCAACTACAACCGCACCAACACAGGCAACTACAACCGCACCACCGCCTGCGGTTGGTGGAGGCCAGGCTGGTAATTCCGTTCGCTGA